A window of Microcystis aeruginosa FD4 contains these coding sequences:
- a CDS encoding sulfotransferase family protein: protein MSSLFHPLCGSNLSTLLRLFLTNGGIDRPNLAPATLALAVTLARLPFSTLERILMTGFYERCVQVKAPIFIVGYWRSGTTHLHNLLGQSEHFGYISPLAVGLPWDILGIVRLFQPLLELALPSDRHVDNVAVTPDSPQEDSIALASMIPLSYYHGLYFPQRFQYHFDRGVFFQGCSEKEIANWQRWHTHLLKKVSIHQKGKQLLIKNPVYTAHIARLRAIWPDAKFIHIYRNPYLVFPSTRHFFTRILPELALQSYDNLSIDVIEQAILKSYPLMLNSLLRDSADLPTDSFVEIRFEDLEKDPLAQIEKIYDQLQLPNLKIAMPRFEKYISSLQGYKKNNYPPDAKAIKLVESHWLPFIQRWNYF, encoded by the coding sequence ATGTCCAGTTTGTTTCATCCCCTCTGCGGTAGTAACCTTAGCACTCTCCTTCGTTTGTTTTTGACCAATGGCGGCATCGATCGCCCCAATTTGGCCCCAGCAACCCTGGCGCTGGCAGTTACCTTGGCGCGACTGCCTTTTTCTACCCTAGAACGAATTTTGATGACAGGGTTTTATGAGCGCTGCGTGCAGGTAAAAGCACCCATTTTTATTGTCGGCTATTGGCGCAGCGGCACGACCCATCTGCACAATTTACTCGGTCAATCGGAGCATTTTGGCTATATTTCGCCCCTAGCGGTGGGATTACCCTGGGATATCCTCGGCATCGTCCGCTTATTTCAACCGCTGCTGGAATTAGCTCTACCGAGCGATCGCCATGTGGATAACGTTGCCGTTACTCCCGATTCCCCCCAAGAAGACTCGATCGCCCTGGCCAGTATGATCCCCCTTTCCTACTACCATGGTTTATACTTTCCCCAACGTTTTCAGTATCATTTCGATCGAGGGGTTTTTTTTCAAGGCTGCAGCGAGAAAGAAATCGCCAATTGGCAACGTTGGCATACTCATCTATTAAAAAAAGTTTCCATCCATCAAAAAGGCAAACAATTACTAATCAAAAACCCCGTTTATACGGCACACATTGCCAGATTGCGAGCTATCTGGCCCGATGCTAAATTTATTCATATCTACCGCAATCCCTATCTAGTTTTTCCCTCAACCCGCCACTTTTTTACCCGCATCCTACCGGAACTAGCACTGCAATCCTACGATAATTTATCTATTGATGTCATCGAGCAAGCGATTCTGAAAAGTTATCCCCTAATGCTCAATTCTCTCCTGCGAGATAGTGCCGATTTACCTACCGATAGTTTTGTAGAAATTCGTTTTGAAGATTTAGAAAAAGACCCCCTAGCACAAATCGAGAAAATTTACGATCAACTGCAACTTCCCAACTTAAAAATAGCTATGCCTCGCTTTGAGAAATATATCAGCAGTCTGCAAGGATATAAAAAAAATAATTATCCCCCAGATGCAAAAGCGATCAAATTGGTTGAATCCCATTGGCTGCCATTTATTCAACGTTGGAACTATTTTTAG
- a CDS encoding circadian clock protein KaiA, producing MPPRLTIYAFVPTDSPLTGVSSPLGLVNSLTALLANERYNLTLGSSSSELLANIEAEKEKIDCLLVVFHPSLQPTFNQLYEGGILLPVVIIVADKNITAETNDSPTCLYHSAELQITVKELDSITSVIDQAIARFLHLAPNCSFSEPNTIVNQPNPVENNHSFLLLQQRRLAEKLKERLGYLGVYYKRNPQLFYRNLAPEEKKELLREVRRDYREIILNYFQQDYPINQAIDELVNNVFFTDLSVSQILEIHMELMDEFSQQLKLEGRSEEILLDYRLALIDILAHLGEMYRRSIPREDIPFDLLLGID from the coding sequence TTGCCTCCGAGACTGACTATTTATGCTTTTGTCCCAACGGACTCACCCTTGACGGGAGTGAGTTCACCCTTAGGGCTGGTTAATTCTTTGACGGCTTTATTGGCCAATGAACGCTATAATCTAACCCTAGGGTCGTCTTCTAGCGAATTACTGGCTAATATCGAGGCAGAGAAGGAAAAAATCGATTGTTTACTGGTGGTCTTTCATCCTTCCCTACAGCCGACTTTTAATCAACTCTACGAAGGGGGGATTTTACTGCCAGTAGTGATCATTGTCGCTGACAAGAACATCACTGCCGAGACGAATGACTCTCCCACCTGTCTCTATCATAGTGCCGAATTACAAATTACCGTCAAGGAATTAGACAGCATCACCTCGGTAATCGACCAAGCGATCGCTCGATTTCTCCATTTAGCTCCTAATTGCTCTTTTTCCGAACCTAACACGATTGTTAACCAACCAAATCCCGTGGAAAATAATCACAGTTTTCTCCTCCTACAACAGCGCCGTTTAGCGGAAAAATTAAAAGAAAGACTCGGCTATTTAGGTGTTTACTACAAACGCAATCCGCAGCTATTCTATCGCAATCTTGCCCCAGAGGAAAAAAAAGAATTACTGCGGGAAGTAAGAAGAGATTATCGGGAGATTATTTTAAATTACTTCCAACAGGATTATCCGATCAATCAAGCGATCGATGAATTGGTTAATAATGTCTTTTTTACCGATCTCTCAGTGTCGCAAATTCTGGAAATTCACATGGAGTTAATGGATGAATTTTCCCAACAGTTAAAATTAGAAGGCAGAAGCGAGGAAATCCTCCTAGATTATCGTCTCGCTCTCATTGATATCCTTGCACATCTAGGGGAAATGTACCGTCGTTCTATACCTCGCGAGGATATCCCTTTTGATTTATTATTGGGAATAGATTAA
- the kaiB gene encoding circadian clock protein KaiB: protein MSVFKKTYVLKLYVAGNTPNSVRALKTLKNILEEEFQGVYALKVIDVLKNPQLAEEDKILATPTLAKVLPPPVRKIIGDLSDREKVLIGLDLLYEEIRERENDS from the coding sequence ATGAGCGTCTTTAAAAAAACCTATGTTTTAAAACTGTACGTCGCCGGGAACACCCCCAACTCCGTGCGTGCCTTGAAAACCCTGAAAAATATCCTAGAAGAAGAATTTCAGGGAGTTTATGCGCTGAAGGTGATTGACGTGCTGAAAAACCCGCAACTAGCGGAGGAAGACAAGATTCTCGCTACTCCTACCCTCGCGAAAGTCCTCCCTCCCCCAGTGCGGAAAATTATCGGGGATTTGTCCGATCGAGAGAAGGTTCTGATCGGTTTAGACTTACTGTACGAAGAGATTCGCGAACGAGAAAATGATAGCTAG
- the kaiC gene encoding circadian clock protein KaiC gives MTQSNSNSQSNPPIKPKGVRKIRTLIEGFDEITHGGLPMGRTTLVSGTSGTGKTLLAVQFLYHGIKYFDYPGLFVTFEESPTDIIQNAYSFGWDLEELIDQGKLFILDASPDPEGQEVVGSFDLSALIERIQYAITKYKAKLVSIDSVTAVFQQYEAVSVVRREIFRLVARLKLLEVTSIMTTERIEEYGAVARFGVEEFVSDNVVIMRNVLEGERRRRTAEILKLRGTTHMKGEYPFTITNDGINIFPLGAMRLTQRSSNVRISSGVKTLDDMCGGGFFKDSIILATGATGTGKTLLVSKFLEEGCRRGERAILFAYEESRAQLSRNASSWGIDFEEMERKGLLKLLCSYPESAGLEDHLQMIKSEISEFKPSRIAIDSLSALARGVTNNAFRQFVIGVTGYAKQEEITGFFTNTTDQFMGAHSITESHISTITDTILMLQYVEIRGEMSRAINVFKMRGSWHDKGIREYTISQDGADIKDSFRNYERIISGSPTKISVDEKTELSRIVRNVREKLQDE, from the coding sequence ATGACTCAATCTAACTCTAATAGCCAATCGAATCCACCGATTAAACCCAAAGGTGTTCGCAAAATTAGAACCCTAATTGAAGGTTTTGATGAGATCACTCACGGTGGTTTACCCATGGGGCGAACTACCTTAGTGAGTGGCACTTCTGGCACGGGAAAAACCCTGCTTGCCGTCCAATTTCTCTACCACGGTATCAAGTATTTTGACTATCCGGGACTGTTTGTTACTTTTGAAGAATCTCCCACTGATATTATCCAAAATGCCTATAGTTTTGGTTGGGATTTAGAAGAATTAATTGACCAGGGTAAGTTATTTATTCTCGATGCTTCTCCGGATCCGGAAGGTCAAGAAGTGGTGGGTAGTTTTGATCTTTCGGCCCTAATCGAGCGCATTCAATACGCAATTACCAAATATAAAGCCAAACTGGTATCAATTGACTCTGTAACTGCCGTTTTTCAGCAGTATGAAGCGGTGTCAGTGGTGCGGCGAGAAATTTTTCGGCTCGTAGCCCGGTTAAAATTATTAGAAGTGACTTCAATTATGACCACAGAACGTATCGAAGAATACGGAGCGGTAGCCCGTTTTGGGGTAGAGGAATTTGTCTCTGATAATGTGGTAATTATGCGGAACGTGCTAGAGGGAGAAAGACGACGCAGAACCGCAGAAATCCTCAAATTACGGGGAACAACCCACATGAAGGGGGAATATCCCTTTACTATCACCAATGATGGCATTAATATCTTCCCCCTCGGTGCGATGCGTTTAACTCAGCGCTCTTCTAATGTCCGCATTTCTTCGGGAGTAAAAACCCTTGATGATATGTGTGGAGGCGGTTTTTTCAAGGATTCGATTATTTTGGCTACAGGAGCAACAGGTACGGGTAAAACTCTCTTAGTCAGTAAATTTCTGGAAGAAGGCTGTCGGCGCGGTGAGCGGGCGATTTTGTTCGCTTATGAAGAATCTCGCGCCCAATTGTCCCGAAATGCTTCTTCTTGGGGGATCGATTTTGAGGAGATGGAACGCAAGGGATTATTAAAATTGTTGTGTTCTTACCCCGAATCGGCGGGATTAGAAGACCATTTACAGATGATTAAGTCGGAAATCTCGGAATTTAAACCCTCCCGTATTGCTATTGATTCTCTATCGGCGCTCGCACGCGGGGTGACAAATAATGCTTTTCGGCAATTTGTGATCGGGGTGACAGGATACGCCAAACAGGAGGAAATTACGGGATTTTTCACCAATACCACCGACCAATTTATGGGAGCGCACTCGATCACCGAATCCCATATTTCTACGATTACCGACACGATTTTAATGCTGCAGTATGTGGAAATTCGCGGCGAAATGTCGCGAGCGATTAACGTCTTTAAGATGCGCGGTTCTTGGCACGATAAAGGGATTCGTGAATATACTATCAGTCAGGACGGGGCCGATATCAAGGATTCTTTCCGCAATTACGAGCGGATTATTAGTGGTTCCCCGACTAAAATTAGCGTCGATGAAAAGACTGAATTATCGCGGATTGTTCGCAATGTACGCGAAAAATTACAGGATGAATAA
- a CDS encoding lysylphosphatidylglycerol synthase transmembrane domain-containing protein, with the protein MKYLKFIFLGLGFVLLGVILRQTNLQEVWQQITLVGWWGMTLVIIFYFLELLTDVFTWQLTFKSIPIQPRWTIRLLLIYMVGAAFNRVTPFASLGGEGFKAVMLKTHYQISYKETSASIILTKTLNTASLVFFAIIGFFLLLASPKFSNSFKTLTGLSLAIFSSCILIFFLIQRFRLSSRIVNRLGHSFLGDRLAKPLENLRSVDDRLGEFYQNLPLFRNGLIVGFLNWPLGVLEIYVLMQLLQHPISFADAWLFDSVAQLVRAGTFFIPANIGTLEGSLVLLGASLTGSLELGLAISVIRRVKDILWIILGLLIWWLFSLRPTLPDRSSK; encoded by the coding sequence ATGAAATATCTTAAATTTATCTTTCTGGGTTTAGGTTTTGTTTTACTAGGGGTAATTTTACGCCAAACAAATCTGCAAGAAGTGTGGCAACAAATCACCCTAGTCGGTTGGTGGGGAATGACATTAGTGATTATTTTTTATTTCCTAGAATTACTCACCGATGTTTTTACTTGGCAACTAACTTTTAAAAGCATTCCTATCCAACCTAGATGGACAATTCGCCTATTATTAATTTACATGGTAGGGGCAGCCTTTAATCGCGTGACTCCCTTCGCTTCGTTGGGAGGAGAAGGTTTTAAAGCAGTGATGTTGAAAACTCACTATCAGATTAGCTATAAAGAAACCAGTGCCTCGATTATTTTGACCAAGACGTTAAATACTGCTTCCCTTGTCTTCTTTGCAATTATCGGGTTTTTTCTGCTCCTAGCTTCCCCAAAATTTTCTAATTCTTTTAAAACTTTGACTGGATTAAGTCTAGCTATATTCTCCAGTTGTATCCTGATATTTTTCTTGATTCAGCGATTCCGTTTATCCTCCCGAATAGTTAATCGATTAGGTCATTCTTTTTTAGGCGATCGCCTAGCTAAACCTTTAGAAAATCTTCGCAGTGTCGATGATCGTTTAGGAGAATTTTACCAGAATCTGCCCCTATTTAGAAATGGCTTGATCGTCGGTTTTCTCAATTGGCCCCTCGGAGTTTTAGAAATCTATGTTTTAATGCAACTTCTCCAACATCCGATCAGTTTTGCCGATGCTTGGTTATTTGATTCCGTTGCTCAATTGGTGCGCGCTGGAACCTTTTTTATTCCCGCTAATATCGGTACTTTAGAAGGTTCTTTAGTGCTGCTGGGTGCTTCCTTAACCGGTAGTCTCGAATTAGGTTTAGCGATTTCTGTAATTCGCCGGGTTAAAGATATTCTCTGGATTATATTAGGTTTATTGATCTGGTGGTTATTTTCCCTAAGACCGACTTTACCCGATCGCTCTTCAAAATAA